In Asanoa sp. WMMD1127, one genomic interval encodes:
- a CDS encoding GGDEF domain-containing protein: MSRDGGGRLRESRDPRVDQALRATAVIALLAAGLLAAAGVLGPDEPVIVTILIGIPYAACAAICLRHARPGRPRRAAWATAGFAVGTGALAQLWAAVTGRGEPVHTPTTDGLTVLGLVLLYLFVGLLLQADRRVFSTGIWLDGVVAGFGIGALACLGAPGPNGSDRLGVHLAAALVFIVLTLLVVVGGGLRGRPVDRTHVLVVAAFSAAGIADGFAMLGHAGGMIAEPGYLVVLSLALPTLLAFAPASPLPRRRAGAATTPSIVGWATLAVPAFFAVSSVLLLTIGQSGRLPALSGALAAVCVLAAFARASLTFRELRDLRDVHQQARTDDLTGLPNRRALYEHLEALTEPASLLLLDLDGFKEVNDSIGHAAGDQVLAQTAERIKAVLGPSQVLARLGGDEFAILLPGATLAEAADLAWRIHVAVTCPSHVADTEIRLGVSIGVTGTHLSETGAGSGELLRTADIAMYVAKRRGGGVAAYEPPALRTPELVTAKNH; this comes from the coding sequence ATGTCCCGCGATGGTGGTGGCCGGCTCCGGGAGTCCCGCGACCCCCGCGTCGACCAGGCGCTGCGCGCGACCGCGGTCATCGCGCTGCTGGCGGCCGGCCTGCTCGCCGCCGCCGGCGTGCTCGGCCCCGACGAGCCGGTGATCGTCACCATCCTGATCGGCATCCCCTACGCGGCGTGCGCGGCCATCTGCCTGCGGCACGCCCGACCCGGCCGGCCGCGGCGAGCGGCCTGGGCGACGGCGGGTTTCGCCGTCGGCACCGGCGCGCTGGCCCAGCTCTGGGCGGCGGTGACGGGACGCGGCGAGCCCGTGCACACCCCGACCACCGACGGCCTGACGGTGCTCGGCCTGGTGCTGCTCTACCTGTTCGTGGGCCTGCTGCTGCAGGCCGACCGACGGGTCTTCTCGACCGGGATCTGGCTCGACGGCGTCGTCGCCGGCTTCGGCATCGGCGCCCTGGCCTGCCTCGGAGCGCCGGGTCCCAACGGCAGCGACCGCCTCGGCGTGCACCTGGCCGCGGCCCTGGTCTTCATCGTGCTGACCCTGCTCGTGGTCGTCGGCGGCGGCCTGCGCGGCCGCCCCGTCGACCGCACGCACGTGCTCGTGGTCGCCGCGTTCAGCGCGGCCGGCATCGCGGACGGTTTCGCGATGCTCGGTCACGCCGGCGGAATGATCGCCGAACCCGGCTACCTGGTGGTGCTCTCCCTCGCACTGCCGACGTTGTTGGCGTTCGCCCCGGCGTCCCCACTGCCCCGACGCCGGGCCGGCGCGGCGACCACGCCGTCCATCGTGGGCTGGGCGACCCTCGCCGTGCCCGCGTTCTTCGCGGTCAGCAGCGTGCTGCTGCTGACCATCGGCCAGTCCGGGCGGCTGCCGGCGCTCAGCGGCGCGCTCGCCGCGGTCTGCGTGCTCGCCGCGTTCGCCCGGGCCAGCCTGACCTTCCGCGAGCTGCGCGACCTGCGCGACGTACACCAGCAGGCCCGGACCGACGACCTGACCGGCCTGCCGAACCGGCGCGCTCTCTATGAACACCTCGAGGCGCTCACCGAGCCGGCGTCCCTGTTGCTCCTGGATCTCGACGGGTTCAAAGAGGTCAACGACAGCATCGGGCACGCGGCCGGCGACCAGGTCCTCGCCCAGACGGCCGAACGCATCAAGGCGGTGCTCGGCCCGTCGCAGGTGCTGGCCCGCCTCGGCGGCGACGAGTTCGCGATCCTGCTGCCGGGCGCCACCCTCGCCGAGGCCGCCGACCTGGCCTGGCGGATCCACGTCGCGGTCACCTGCCCGTCGCACGTCGCCGACACCGAGATCCGCCTCGGCGTCAGCATCGGCGTCACCGGCACACACCTGTCAGAAACCGGCGCGGGCTCGGGCGAACTGCTGCGCACCGCCGACATCGCCATGTACGTCGCCAAACGCCGCGGCGGTGGCGTGGCCGCCTACGAGCCGCCCGCGCTGCGTACGCCGGAGCTCGTCACCGCGAAGAATCACTGA
- a CDS encoding dioxygenase, whose product MSDPAAALTREVRDRVAAAPDPRLREILDAAVRHLHGFAAEVGLTPDEWLAGIRFLTAVGHRCDAQRQEFILLSDTLGLSSLVETVAHPSGAATEATVLGPFYVPDAPWRAAGDSIAVADPGGQPVLVRGRVRGPAGAGLPDAVLDVWQCASNGLYDVQDPAQPRGNMRGRFRADGTGGYAFRTSRPVCYPIPDDGPVGELLRAGGRHPWRAAHIHVIVSAAGHQPVTTHLFDAEGSYLDSDAVFGVRPSLVKEFLPQPDGSTLVEHDFVLRAA is encoded by the coding sequence ATGAGCGATCCAGCTGCCGCGCTGACCCGGGAGGTGCGCGACCGGGTGGCGGCCGCGCCCGACCCGCGGCTGCGCGAGATCCTCGACGCCGCCGTGCGCCACCTGCACGGTTTCGCCGCCGAGGTCGGCCTCACGCCCGACGAGTGGCTGGCCGGCATCCGGTTCCTGACCGCGGTGGGTCATCGCTGTGACGCGCAGCGCCAGGAGTTCATCCTGCTGTCCGACACGCTCGGTCTCTCGTCGCTGGTCGAGACCGTGGCGCACCCGTCCGGCGCGGCCACCGAGGCGACCGTGCTGGGCCCGTTCTACGTGCCCGACGCGCCGTGGCGGGCGGCCGGCGACTCGATCGCGGTCGCCGACCCGGGCGGCCAGCCGGTGCTGGTTCGCGGCCGGGTCCGGGGCCCGGCCGGTGCCGGGTTGCCCGACGCGGTGCTCGACGTCTGGCAGTGCGCGTCCAACGGGCTCTACGACGTGCAGGATCCCGCGCAGCCGCGGGGCAACATGCGCGGCCGGTTCCGGGCCGACGGGACCGGCGGCTACGCGTTCCGCACCAGCCGACCGGTCTGCTACCCGATTCCCGACGACGGTCCGGTCGGTGAGCTGCTGCGGGCCGGCGGGCGGCATCCGTGGCGGGCCGCACACATCCACGTGATCGTCTCCGCCGCCGGCCATCAACCGGTGACCACCCACCTCTTCGACGCCGAGGGCTCCTACCTGGACAGTGACGCCGTCTTCGGCGTACGGCCCAGCCTGGTCAAGGAGTTCCTGCCACAGCCCGACGGCAGCACGCTGGTCGAGCACGACTTCGTCCTGCGGGCGGCCTAG
- a CDS encoding fasciclin domain-containing protein, with product MRSYPLLAVVLAGALAMAGCTSAADEPARAAAGSDGGVSGPLCAELPRNDEPGNPNALASKPVDEALSWITVLTTFDGAMRASDLLPELKGKQGITVLAPSDDAFAAKFSQDNLDQLMVKDKDTLRTLLRAHVVDRSLSLADLREAGSVTTLDGTSVPVAAAGAMARIGDEAQTVCADYRIANGRLHVVNHVLGNLPTTAGQGDSGH from the coding sequence ATGCGGTCGTACCCCTTGCTCGCCGTCGTCCTGGCCGGGGCGCTGGCGATGGCCGGCTGCACCAGCGCCGCCGACGAGCCCGCCCGCGCCGCGGCCGGATCGGACGGCGGCGTCTCCGGGCCGCTCTGCGCCGAGCTGCCCCGCAACGACGAGCCGGGCAACCCGAACGCGCTGGCCAGCAAGCCGGTCGACGAGGCGCTGTCGTGGATCACGGTGCTGACCACGTTCGACGGCGCGATGCGGGCCTCCGACCTGTTGCCGGAGCTCAAGGGCAAGCAGGGCATCACGGTGCTGGCGCCCTCCGACGACGCGTTCGCCGCGAAGTTCTCCCAGGACAACCTCGACCAGCTCATGGTCAAGGACAAGGACACGCTGCGTACGCTGCTCCGCGCACACGTAGTGGACCGGTCGCTCAGCCTGGCCGACCTGCGGGAAGCGGGTTCAGTGACCACATTGGACGGCACCAGCGTGCCGGTCGCCGCGGCCGGCGCGATGGCCCGGATCGGCGACGAGGCGCAGACCGTGTGCGCGGACTACCGCATCGCCAACGGCCGGCTGCACGTGGTCAACCACGTCCTCGGCAACCTGCCGACCACCGCCGGCCAGGGCGACTCGGGGCACTGA
- a CDS encoding DUF397 domain-containing protein, which translates to MKIKNGVAAPSLGDLTWVKSRYSGAQGNCVELARLTDGTVALRNSRDPGGAALLFTPAEITAMFAGVRDGEFDHLVD; encoded by the coding sequence ATGAAGATCAAGAACGGCGTCGCCGCCCCTTCCCTCGGCGACCTGACCTGGGTGAAGAGCCGCTACAGCGGCGCTCAGGGCAACTGTGTCGAGCTGGCCCGGCTGACCGACGGCACCGTCGCGCTGCGCAACTCGCGGGACCCCGGTGGCGCCGCGCTGCTGTTCACCCCGGCGGAGATCACGGCGATGTTCGCGGGCGTACGCGACGGCGAGTTCGACCACCTCGTCGACTAA
- a CDS encoding response regulator transcription factor translates to MTEPITVLIADDHPMFRRGLGALLGTLPGIEVVGEAADGHEAVRLAQELRPRVILLDLHMPGGDGLAAIRRLVVVAPRTNILVVTMFEDDDSVFAALRAGARGYVLKDTDEEEMSRAIRAVAGGGAIFSPAVATRIMAFFAAAGRTAEPFPDLTPSERNVLQLMARGLSNEVIADELSLSAKTVRNYVSSIFSKLQVASRAQAIVRARDAGLR, encoded by the coding sequence ATGACTGAGCCGATCACGGTGCTGATCGCCGACGACCACCCGATGTTCCGCCGTGGCTTGGGCGCGCTGCTGGGCACCCTGCCCGGGATCGAGGTGGTCGGCGAGGCGGCCGACGGCCATGAGGCGGTGCGTCTGGCGCAGGAGCTGCGCCCCCGGGTGATCCTCCTCGACCTGCACATGCCCGGCGGCGACGGCCTGGCAGCCATCCGCCGGCTGGTCGTCGTGGCCCCGCGAACCAACATCCTGGTGGTGACGATGTTCGAGGACGACGACTCGGTCTTCGCCGCCCTGCGCGCCGGGGCGCGCGGCTACGTGCTGAAGGACACCGACGAGGAGGAGATGTCACGGGCCATCCGTGCGGTCGCCGGCGGCGGCGCCATCTTCAGCCCGGCGGTCGCCACCCGCATCATGGCGTTCTTCGCCGCGGCCGGCCGCACCGCCGAACCCTTCCCCGACCTCACCCCGAGCGAACGCAACGTGCTGCAGCTGATGGCCCGCGGCCTGTCGAACGAGGTCATCGCCGACGAGCTGTCGTTGAGCGCCAAAACCGTGCGCAACTATGTGAGCAGCATCTTCAGCAAGCTCCAGGTCGCCAGCCGGGCCCAGGCGATCGTCCGTGCCCGCGACGCCGGCCTGCGCTGA
- a CDS encoding spermidine synthase, with protein MDVVERVVTDRGELVLRRDAEHYELISNGVFLMDTRAGESERTLVRAALGAAAPGARLLIAGLGVGFSLAEAVSSGQPAEIVVVEIEPAVVAWHDSHLAPYSGGALRDPRVRVVTADLGGWLATTDERFDAICLDVDNGPDWTVFDDNAALYGDAGTALLRNHLNPGGVLAVWSASASAAYISRLSATIGPVETVLTEVDRGEPDVVYLARVPA; from the coding sequence ATGGACGTCGTCGAGCGGGTCGTCACCGACCGCGGCGAGCTGGTGCTGCGCCGTGACGCCGAGCACTACGAGCTGATCAGCAACGGGGTGTTCCTCATGGACACCCGGGCCGGCGAGTCCGAGCGCACGCTGGTCCGGGCCGCCCTCGGCGCCGCCGCGCCCGGCGCCCGCCTGCTGATCGCCGGCCTGGGCGTCGGCTTCTCCCTGGCCGAGGCCGTCTCCTCCGGGCAGCCCGCCGAGATCGTTGTCGTCGAGATCGAGCCGGCCGTCGTCGCCTGGCACGACAGCCATCTCGCGCCCTACAGCGGGGGAGCGCTGCGCGACCCGCGGGTCCGCGTGGTCACCGCCGACCTGGGCGGCTGGCTGGCCACCACCGACGAGCGCTTCGACGCCATCTGCCTCGACGTCGACAACGGCCCCGACTGGACCGTCTTCGACGACAACGCCGCCCTCTACGGCGACGCCGGCACGGCCCTGCTCCGCAACCACCTCAACCCGGGTGGCGTGCTGGCGGTCTGGAGCGCGAGCGCCTCCGCCGCCTACATCTCGCGCCTGTCGGCGACCATCGGCCCGGTGGAGACGGTGCTGACCGAGGTCGACCGTGGCGAGCCCGACGTCGTCTACCTGGCCCGCGTGCCCGCGTGA
- a CDS encoding sensor histidine kinase: MRSDVANRWLHQALLPLLTIAYAFVVAGLVAVVATWPSRPLGSPADIPWWSHVIALAVVVATWGPVTAQLDRSVHQLAYGHRDDAAEVYRQLPDEPLPTMAAVLAGALALPYAEIEAGGQVVAAHGNAPDGAEIATIPLTHQRRRLGTLRVSGRRRGDRLSAADLRLLADLARHLATTLAVQHSREQLVSAREEERRRIRRDLHDGLGPTLASLALQLGVLQRTLRDQPDAAEHLAEELRTGVRRATAEIRRLVYELRPPMLDELGLIDAVRHLHPVDGPPRVVRAPEPMPALPAAVEVALYRIAAEALHNISRHAAATVATVELGVTGEVVTLTVTDDGRGLPGGYLAGIGHRSMGERVAELGGSIEIGPAPGGGTRVAASFPVPPSRRGSDD, translated from the coding sequence GTGCGGTCTGACGTCGCCAACCGGTGGCTCCACCAGGCTCTGTTGCCGCTGCTGACGATCGCGTACGCCTTCGTTGTGGCCGGGCTGGTCGCGGTGGTGGCCACCTGGCCGTCCCGGCCACTCGGCTCGCCCGCCGACATCCCATGGTGGTCGCACGTCATCGCGCTGGCCGTCGTCGTGGCGACCTGGGGGCCGGTGACCGCCCAGCTGGATCGCAGCGTGCACCAGCTGGCGTACGGCCACCGCGACGATGCCGCCGAGGTCTACCGGCAGTTGCCCGACGAACCGCTGCCCACGATGGCCGCCGTGCTCGCCGGCGCGCTGGCCCTGCCCTACGCCGAGATCGAAGCGGGCGGGCAGGTCGTCGCCGCGCACGGCAACGCGCCCGACGGCGCCGAGATCGCGACGATCCCGCTGACCCATCAGCGGCGAAGACTCGGCACGTTGCGGGTCAGCGGCCGGCGCCGCGGGGACCGGCTCTCGGCGGCTGACCTGCGCCTCCTCGCGGACCTGGCCCGGCACCTGGCGACGACCCTGGCCGTTCAGCATTCCCGGGAACAGCTGGTCAGCGCGCGCGAGGAGGAGCGTCGCCGGATCCGGCGCGATCTCCACGACGGCCTCGGGCCGACGCTCGCCTCGCTGGCGTTGCAACTCGGCGTGCTGCAACGCACCCTGCGCGATCAGCCGGACGCCGCGGAACACCTGGCCGAAGAGCTGCGGACCGGTGTCCGCCGGGCGACGGCGGAGATCAGGCGGCTGGTGTACGAGCTGCGCCCGCCGATGCTCGACGAGCTCGGCCTGATCGACGCGGTGCGCCACCTGCACCCGGTCGACGGGCCGCCCCGGGTGGTTCGGGCGCCGGAGCCGATGCCCGCGCTGCCGGCCGCCGTGGAGGTGGCGCTCTACCGGATCGCGGCCGAGGCGCTGCACAACATCTCACGGCACGCCGCCGCGACCGTCGCGACGGTCGAGCTGGGTGTGACCGGCGAGGTGGTGACGCTGACCGTTACCGACGACGGCCGTGGTCTGCCCGGCGGCTACCTGGCCGGGATCGGGCACCGATCCATGGGCGAGCGCGTCGCCGAGCTCGGTGGCTCCATCGAGATCGGGCCGGCGCCAGGCGGCGGGACCCGGGTCGCTGCCAGTTTTCCCGTCCCTCCGTCGCGGCGGGGTTCCGATGACTGA
- a CDS encoding 4a-hydroxytetrahydrobiopterin dehydratase — MAPKEMEGDNRRRRQLAREARNADRSPSAEGVTLGASKQQEHQQEKRRSGPPSAGRHKPQAGAEQITEPGTPSPQWPRRPPVEDDSTDAGAGPRLRYRELVTEIATLTGEEFAFAKELTRAVVGVTARSLDEPDGKRLIASLPAELEVPRAMAGPPERDLTMFLRETGRLVERRPEQIRVKVQAVFAVLGDAGLDLPLPPALRELADPLPPEERTTPGRPLPLSDADVVAALRDLPDWEGDHHAISRTIELPPDNLDRVLPRIERLRETGRAPHIARPSAGTATLTAYTAATGAVTEADVTLAHRVDTAIDEAGGGMAG, encoded by the coding sequence ATGGCCCCGAAAGAGATGGAAGGCGACAACCGGCGCCGTCGCCAACTGGCCCGCGAGGCCCGCAACGCCGACCGCAGTCCCAGCGCGGAGGGCGTCACGCTCGGCGCGTCCAAGCAGCAGGAGCACCAGCAGGAGAAACGGCGGTCCGGTCCGCCGTCCGCCGGCCGGCACAAGCCGCAGGCGGGGGCGGAGCAGATCACCGAGCCGGGCACGCCGTCGCCGCAGTGGCCGCGCCGCCCGCCGGTCGAAGACGACTCCACGGACGCCGGGGCCGGCCCGCGGCTGCGCTACCGCGAGCTGGTGACCGAGATCGCGACGCTGACGGGCGAGGAGTTCGCCTTCGCCAAGGAGCTGACCCGGGCGGTGGTCGGGGTGACCGCGCGTTCGCTGGACGAGCCCGACGGCAAGCGGCTCATCGCCAGCCTGCCGGCCGAGCTCGAGGTGCCCCGCGCGATGGCCGGCCCGCCGGAGCGCGACCTGACGATGTTCCTGCGCGAGACCGGCCGGCTCGTCGAGCGGCGGCCGGAGCAGATAAGGGTGAAGGTGCAGGCGGTGTTCGCGGTGCTCGGCGACGCGGGCCTCGACCTGCCCCTGCCGCCGGCGCTGCGGGAGCTGGCCGACCCGCTGCCACCCGAGGAGCGCACGACACCCGGCCGCCCGTTGCCGCTCAGCGACGCCGACGTGGTGGCCGCGCTGCGCGACCTGCCCGACTGGGAAGGCGACCACCACGCGATCAGCCGGACGATCGAGCTGCCGCCGGACAACCTCGACCGCGTGCTGCCGCGCATCGAGCGGCTGCGGGAGACGGGCCGCGCCCCGCACATCGCCCGGCCGTCGGCCGGCACCGCGACGCTCACGGCGTACACGGCGGCGACCGGAGCCGTCACGGAGGCGGACGTCACCCTGGCCCACCGCGTCGACACCGCCATCGACGAGGCCGGCGGCGGCATGGCGGGTTAG
- a CDS encoding winged helix DNA-binding domain-containing protein: MTPRELNRATLDRQLLLRRSPMSVGAAVGRLLAVQAQEPASPYLALWNRVEGLRAADVDAAFADGTLVRASLLRVTLHAVCRTDWPAVHAAMTPLLRAARLADYRWLESDLTPAEAETALARLAAFATTPRLGADIQRMLDGTVGDPARMWWALRTFAPLHHVPTGGPWSFRQPASFVAASGSADHARSVRELVRRYLAAFGPASTSDVLAYTRLNSARIKAAVASLGSELTLRDGLLDLADAPPLPPADTPAPPRLLGMWDNVLLAYADRTRLIPADYRPLVVRRNGDVLPALLVDGYVAGVWRPTEGGIEATAFHRLSDADWAGLAAEARSLTAFVGDRDPALYRRYAHWWRKGIPAAEVRLLPA; the protein is encoded by the coding sequence GTGACCCCACGCGAGCTCAACCGGGCGACGTTGGACCGGCAGCTGCTGCTGCGCCGGTCGCCGATGTCCGTGGGTGCGGCGGTGGGCCGGTTGCTGGCGGTCCAGGCGCAGGAGCCGGCCTCGCCGTACCTGGCGCTGTGGAACCGGGTCGAGGGCCTGCGCGCCGCGGACGTCGACGCTGCCTTCGCCGACGGGACGCTGGTGCGCGCGTCGCTGCTGCGGGTGACGCTGCACGCGGTCTGCCGCACCGACTGGCCGGCCGTGCACGCCGCGATGACGCCGCTGTTGCGCGCGGCGCGGCTGGCCGACTACCGCTGGCTGGAGAGCGACCTGACGCCGGCCGAGGCGGAGACGGCGCTGGCCCGGCTGGCGGCGTTCGCCACCACCCCACGGCTCGGCGCCGACATCCAGCGCATGCTCGACGGCACGGTCGGCGACCCGGCCCGGATGTGGTGGGCGCTGCGCACGTTCGCGCCGCTGCACCACGTGCCGACCGGCGGCCCGTGGTCCTTCCGCCAACCGGCGTCCTTCGTCGCCGCCTCCGGCTCCGCGGACCATGCTCGCTCGGTGCGGGAGCTGGTGCGCCGCTACCTCGCCGCGTTCGGTCCGGCGTCCACATCGGACGTGCTGGCGTACACCCGACTCAACAGCGCGCGGATCAAGGCGGCCGTGGCGTCGTTGGGGTCGGAGCTGACCCTCCGCGACGGCCTGCTGGACCTCGCCGACGCGCCACCGTTGCCGCCGGCGGACACCCCGGCCCCACCGCGACTGCTGGGGATGTGGGACAACGTCCTGCTGGCGTACGCGGACCGCACCCGGCTCATCCCGGCCGACTACCGCCCCCTCGTGGTGCGCCGCAACGGCGACGTGCTGCCGGCGCTGCTGGTCGACGGCTACGTCGCGGGCGTCTGGCGCCCCACCGAGGGCGGCATCGAGGCCACCGCCTTCCACCGGCTGTCCGATGCGGACTGGGCGGGCCTGGCCGCGGAGGCCCGATCCCTGACGGCGTTCGTCGGCGACCGCGACCCGGCCCTCTACCGGCGCTATGCGCACTGGTGGCGCAAGGGCATCCCGGCCGCCGAGGTCCGTCTCCTGCCGGCCTGA
- a CDS encoding M14 family zinc carboxypeptidase, giving the protein MTSTSAFAAPLPAFAAAEPNQVANLTVSQADGFATVAWTPVEGATDYQIERTAVDAAGTPTDVAKIVGVWRPNRQINNESPTFADAGFNPGDRFQWRVRARIGTAEQPFSAPVVDTTKAPWGDPNVAGQNLRTQWETTQAAQYTSDVDEYAYTAAVDQLSERVRVVEIGRTVQNRPINMFVIGYPTPPATPAAVAATSPLAVNCNVHGNEPGDREACLIMARQLAFSNDARTLDLLKATTVLIVPTINGDGRAANTRGNTTGQDLNRDYSLIRQPETAAYVRMLRDYRPVAGYDGHEYGNSQAGDLPMLPPRHQNVAQQIFDESLDMIENHMYVEGAKDGWWACPYGCANGSGVGLSEETILRNTLGLKNTVNSLLELRSSGGATRPDEGNTANNRRRKTFSALWTFNQFMDYHHAQVGDIKKARGEAIEFQAGNNGRIVFRGSRVIPLHPAPHPGEAGPREDLPTEDMILDNAPCAYKLTEEQYNGARTDGPNDVGATVAERIAAHGWKVVKVDDGYLVPLAQPERGLIPLLLDEQAEEEWVSGERVYPTLTGTRNGPLTISGFACLEGATVNGPVNLRPGATLVATNTTISGPVNASNAAGVFLGDSTLRGPLQVANTNGPVTVIGTKVSGPVNLSNNRNGAAPYVAGNSISGPLSCSGNSPAPTNLEVRNSVNGPRAGQCATL; this is encoded by the coding sequence GTGACGTCCACCTCGGCGTTCGCGGCGCCTCTGCCGGCCTTCGCGGCGGCCGAGCCCAACCAGGTCGCCAACCTCACGGTCAGCCAGGCCGACGGGTTCGCCACCGTCGCCTGGACGCCGGTCGAGGGGGCCACCGACTACCAGATCGAGCGCACCGCGGTCGACGCCGCCGGCACCCCGACCGACGTCGCGAAGATCGTCGGTGTGTGGCGGCCGAACCGGCAGATCAACAACGAGTCGCCGACGTTCGCCGACGCCGGCTTCAACCCCGGCGACCGCTTCCAGTGGCGCGTCCGGGCCCGGATCGGCACCGCCGAGCAGCCGTTCTCCGCCCCCGTCGTCGACACCACCAAGGCGCCCTGGGGCGACCCGAACGTCGCCGGCCAGAACCTGCGTACGCAGTGGGAGACCACCCAGGCCGCGCAGTACACGAGCGATGTCGACGAGTACGCCTACACGGCGGCCGTCGACCAGCTCAGCGAGCGGGTCCGGGTGGTCGAGATCGGCCGTACCGTGCAGAACCGTCCGATCAACATGTTCGTGATCGGCTACCCGACCCCGCCGGCGACCCCGGCCGCGGTCGCGGCGACCTCGCCGTTGGCGGTCAACTGCAACGTCCACGGCAACGAGCCGGGCGACCGCGAGGCGTGCCTGATCATGGCTCGCCAGCTGGCGTTCAGCAACGACGCCCGGACGCTGGACCTGCTCAAGGCCACCACCGTCCTGATCGTCCCGACGATCAACGGTGACGGCCGGGCGGCCAACACCCGGGGCAACACCACCGGGCAGGACCTCAACCGGGACTACTCGTTGATCCGCCAGCCCGAGACCGCGGCGTACGTGCGGATGCTGCGCGACTACCGCCCGGTGGCCGGTTACGACGGTCACGAGTACGGCAACTCCCAGGCCGGCGACCTGCCGATGCTGCCGCCGCGGCACCAGAACGTGGCCCAGCAGATCTTCGACGAGTCGCTCGACATGATCGAGAACCACATGTACGTCGAGGGCGCCAAGGACGGCTGGTGGGCGTGCCCGTACGGCTGCGCCAACGGCAGTGGTGTCGGTCTGTCCGAGGAGACGATCCTGCGCAACACCCTCGGCCTGAAGAACACCGTCAACTCGCTGCTCGAGCTGCGCAGCTCCGGCGGCGCGACCCGGCCGGACGAGGGCAACACGGCGAACAACCGCCGTCGCAAGACCTTCTCGGCGCTGTGGACGTTCAACCAGTTCATGGACTACCACCACGCGCAGGTCGGCGACATCAAGAAGGCGCGGGGCGAGGCGATCGAGTTCCAGGCCGGCAACAACGGCCGGATCGTCTTCCGGGGCTCGCGGGTGATCCCGCTGCACCCGGCGCCGCACCCGGGCGAGGCGGGTCCGCGTGAGGACCTGCCGACCGAGGACATGATCCTCGACAACGCGCCGTGCGCCTACAAGCTCACCGAGGAGCAGTACAACGGCGCGCGTACCGACGGTCCGAACGACGTCGGCGCCACCGTCGCGGAGCGGATCGCCGCGCACGGCTGGAAGGTCGTCAAGGTCGACGACGGCTACCTCGTGCCGCTGGCCCAGCCGGAGCGGGGCCTGATCCCGCTGCTGCTGGACGAGCAGGCCGAGGAGGAGTGGGTGTCCGGCGAGCGGGTCTACCCGACCCTGACCGGGACGCGCAACGGCCCGCTGACCATCTCCGGGTTCGCCTGCCTCGAGGGCGCCACGGTCAACGGTCCGGTCAACCTGCGTCCGGGCGCGACCCTTGTCGCAACCAACACGACCATCAGCGGTCCGGTCAACGCCTCGAACGCGGCCGGGGTCTTCCTCGGCGACAGCACGCTGCGTGGTCCGCTGCAGGTCGCCAACACCAACGGTCCGGTGACCGTGATCGGCACCAAGGTGTCCGGTCCGGTCAACCTGTCCAACAACCGGAACGGGGCCGCGCCGTACGTGGCCGGCAACAGCATCAGCGGTCCGCTGAGCTGCTCGGGCAACAGCCCCGCGCCGACCAACCTCGAGGTCCGCAACTCGGTCAACGGGCCGCGGGCCGGCCAGTGCGCCACCCTGTGA
- a CDS encoding helix-turn-helix transcriptional regulator, translating to MTTPDAVGPTARRIVVGAQLRRLREAAGVSREDAGYHVRGSASKISRMELGRVGFKERDVADLLTLYGIVDEAQREPLLALARDSRSDGWWHRYDDVLENWFNTYVGLEESASTIRAYEVQFVPGLLQTADYAAGVVVSGLPAATPAEVDRRVKLRLERQRILDKNPPVTYWVVMDEAALRRPVGGRSVMREQVTHLLSVSERPNITIQVMPLQRGSHTADGGAFSMLRFGDPHLPDVVYVEQLVSALYLDKPEHVERYRQAMERLTVAALSPADTRAFLTNHLKSM from the coding sequence ATGACCACGCCGGACGCCGTTGGCCCCACGGCCAGACGGATCGTCGTGGGCGCTCAGCTCCGCCGGCTCCGCGAGGCGGCGGGCGTGTCCAGAGAGGACGCGGGCTACCACGTCCGCGGCTCCGCCTCGAAGATCTCGCGCATGGAGCTGGGCCGGGTCGGCTTCAAGGAACGCGACGTCGCCGACCTGCTGACGCTCTACGGAATCGTCGACGAGGCCCAGCGCGAGCCACTGCTCGCGCTGGCCCGCGACTCCCGGTCGGACGGCTGGTGGCATCGCTACGACGACGTGCTCGAGAACTGGTTCAACACCTATGTCGGGCTGGAGGAGTCGGCCAGCACGATCCGCGCCTACGAGGTGCAGTTCGTGCCAGGTCTGCTACAGACCGCGGACTACGCCGCCGGCGTGGTGGTCTCGGGACTGCCGGCGGCGACACCGGCCGAAGTGGACCGTCGCGTGAAGCTGCGCCTGGAGCGGCAGCGGATCCTCGACAAGAACCCGCCGGTGACCTACTGGGTCGTGATGGACGAGGCCGCGCTGCGGCGGCCCGTCGGCGGCCGGTCGGTGATGCGGGAGCAGGTGACGCATCTGCTGTCGGTGTCGGAACGACCGAACATCACGATCCAGGTGATGCCGCTGCAGCGAGGCTCACACACGGCCGACGGAGGAGCGTTCAGCATGCTCCGCTTCGGCGACCCGCACCTGCCTGACGTGGTCTATGTGGAGCAGCTGGTGAGCGCGCTCTATCTGGACAAGCCGGAGCACGTGGAGCGCTACCGGCAGGCCATGGAACGGCTGACGGTCGCGGCCCTGTCACCGGCCGACACCCGCGCCTTCCTGACGAACCACCTCAAGTCGATGTGA